A genomic segment from Alteribacillus bidgolensis encodes:
- a CDS encoding FusB/FusC family EF-G-binding protein: protein MTKPFIQNHHLNVIKNKGRHIQYCFHDIEDAGVLQVVKGQAADQVKQAFSELKNEEAEVIDPLSDVKTSIEVEAFIGSIYPYVKPFPAVDHTQIKQLFPNNKKIQLPNLENTDFSYLTYLGWNDPGQRKKYIVYEFDGKLVGIEGRYTPPTQRNYCYFCNELTPVHLVSIRTDETSTGNPDYYRSIGQYICKDSDECNKNITDVTALQSFIQKVL, encoded by the coding sequence ATGACGAAACCTTTCATTCAAAACCATCATTTAAATGTTATTAAAAACAAAGGCCGCCATATTCAGTACTGTTTTCATGATATAGAGGATGCAGGTGTTCTTCAGGTTGTCAAAGGACAAGCAGCTGATCAAGTGAAACAAGCTTTTTCTGAATTGAAAAATGAAGAAGCAGAAGTAATCGATCCGCTTTCTGACGTGAAAACAAGCATTGAAGTTGAAGCATTTATCGGATCTATTTATCCATATGTAAAGCCATTTCCCGCTGTTGATCACACACAGATTAAGCAGCTGTTTCCAAACAATAAAAAAATACAGCTTCCTAATTTAGAGAACACCGATTTTTCCTATCTTACCTATCTTGGCTGGAATGACCCTGGCCAACGTAAAAAATATATAGTATATGAATTTGACGGGAAATTAGTGGGTATTGAAGGGAGATATACTCCTCCAACACAAAGGAACTACTGCTATTTCTGCAATGAATTAACTCCTGTTCACCTTGTAAGCATACGAACAGATGAAACATCAACCGGTAATCCTGATTACTACCGGTCTATCGGGCAGTATATATGTAAGGATAGTGATGAGTGCAATAAAAACATAACCGATGTAACTGCACTGCAGTCTTTTATCCAAAAAGTACTATAA
- a CDS encoding MFS transporter has translation MTEKKVQGQTSALVLSTLAMIISFAVWSVIAPIATDLQKIYQLSEIEKSLLVVTPVVLGSIMRVPMGILTDRFGGRKIYTLTMLALVFPMTAAGFVHSYSLLLFLTFLIGMAGTTFAIAVTYVTRWFPPEKQGLALGITGMGNLGTAVASFTVPSMYTYLGLSWVFWILAIAIGVMGLIFWMGTKELPKPKEVKTLKHSLSVVKHKQTWVLSLFYFLTFGGFIAFSLYLPAILQETYQFSAVHAGLIVAGFVVVATCIRPLGGYLGDKFKPLRVLRWLFIGIVICACAMTITEGTFTFFGISCAVMAALLGAGNGAVFKLVPEVSPNNTGAVTGIVSAIGGVGGFFPPVALGVIKGFTGGYGLGFLLLAVFTAGCLVVISNLYRNSLKEGDALYQ, from the coding sequence ATGACAGAGAAAAAAGTTCAAGGTCAAACTTCGGCATTAGTTCTATCTACATTAGCAATGATCATTTCATTTGCTGTATGGTCTGTCATTGCACCAATAGCTACAGATTTACAAAAAATATATCAGTTAAGTGAAATAGAAAAAAGCCTTCTTGTTGTCACGCCTGTTGTGCTGGGGTCAATTATGCGGGTTCCGATGGGGATTTTAACCGATCGCTTTGGAGGAAGAAAAATATACACCCTTACGATGTTAGCTTTGGTATTTCCTATGACAGCGGCAGGATTTGTACATTCATATTCGCTCCTCTTATTTTTGACATTCTTAATCGGTATGGCAGGCACTACTTTTGCGATTGCCGTTACTTATGTTACGAGATGGTTCCCGCCAGAAAAGCAAGGGCTGGCTCTTGGGATTACGGGGATGGGAAACCTCGGGACAGCGGTAGCAAGTTTTACTGTACCTTCTATGTATACCTATTTAGGTCTAAGCTGGGTATTTTGGATTTTAGCCATTGCGATAGGGGTTATGGGACTCATTTTTTGGATGGGTACAAAAGAATTACCTAAACCAAAAGAAGTAAAAACGTTGAAACATTCCTTATCTGTCGTTAAACATAAACAAACATGGGTGTTATCGCTGTTTTATTTTCTAACATTCGGTGGATTTATCGCTTTCAGCTTGTATTTGCCGGCTATTTTACAAGAAACATATCAATTTTCAGCAGTTCACGCAGGGTTGATCGTTGCCGGATTTGTGGTAGTAGCCACATGTATCCGACCATTAGGTGGATACCTTGGCGATAAATTTAAACCGCTAAGAGTATTAAGATGGCTCTTCATTGGAATTGTCATTTGCGCGTGTGCTATGACAATCACCGAAGGAACATTCACCTTTTTCGGGATAAGCTGTGCAGTCATGGCCGCTTTACTTGGAGCTGGAAACGGAGCTGTATTTAAGCTTGTTCCAGAAGTTTCTCCTAATAATACAGGTGCGGTAACAGGAATAGTCAGTGCTATCGGCGGGGTAGGCGGATTCTTTCCTCCGGTTGCGCTAGGAGTAATAAAAGGATTTACCGGAGGATATGGTTTAGGCTTTCTTTTACTCGCTGTTTTCACGGCCGGTTGTTTGGTAGTGATCAGTAATTTATATAGAAATAGTTTAAAAGAAGGGGACGCACTGTACCAATAA
- a CDS encoding PLP-dependent aminotransferase family protein yields the protein MGHRTQKPKHIIIQESIKEKIQNGEWPPGSRLPSQRALAAAFKVNRSTIIAALDELKAQGVVEGKVGSSTKVVLNAWQSMAASTPAWNEQVRWSIHPSNDLLVQKINQAETEHSFLPLSKGEMGSEFHPANALGEVFKKAGNQIGYFGYGDGRGNYSLRKAVSDYLASRGITAGPDSILIVSGSLQALQLISLGVLQPDSTVFLEQPSYLYSLPVFRSAGMHLQGIEMDESGLQTKLLEEQPWRKNKSILYTNPTFHNPTGTTMTLGRRKALLCTCNEFHLPVIEDDIYHDLWLETPPPPALKALDTQGHVLHIGSFSKTVDPGLRIGWMTGPEDVVKRLADIRMQMDYGTSAVSQVIAEHLLTSGLYEEHMHQIRHKLLQKRNYLLDLLHQNFKEEAYWEIPEGGFFIYVHFYSIESKKLFAAAFKQGVLINPGSIYHDEKSTSVRFSFAYPSCAQMENGIKIIKDIINHLKETRMKG from the coding sequence ATGGGTCATAGAACACAAAAACCGAAACATATTATCATACAAGAATCTATAAAAGAGAAAATCCAAAATGGAGAATGGCCTCCGGGAAGCCGGCTCCCTTCCCAGCGAGCACTGGCTGCTGCATTCAAAGTGAACCGCAGTACCATTATTGCAGCATTAGATGAATTAAAAGCACAAGGAGTAGTAGAAGGGAAAGTGGGAAGCTCCACAAAAGTCGTTTTAAATGCGTGGCAGTCGATGGCTGCAAGTACACCTGCCTGGAATGAACAAGTTCGATGGTCAATACATCCATCCAATGATCTCTTGGTTCAAAAAATAAACCAAGCAGAAACAGAACATTCCTTTTTGCCGCTTAGTAAAGGAGAGATGGGGTCGGAATTTCATCCTGCAAACGCACTTGGTGAGGTTTTTAAAAAAGCTGGTAACCAAATAGGTTATTTCGGATACGGCGATGGAAGAGGAAATTATTCATTACGAAAAGCGGTTAGCGACTATCTTGCTAGCCGTGGAATTACAGCTGGTCCGGACTCCATATTAATTGTTTCGGGATCATTACAAGCACTTCAGCTGATTTCTTTAGGCGTACTCCAGCCTGACTCTACCGTTTTTTTAGAACAGCCATCTTATTTATATTCACTTCCTGTGTTTCGGTCAGCCGGCATGCATCTGCAGGGAATTGAAATGGACGAATCCGGGCTTCAAACAAAACTTCTAGAAGAGCAGCCTTGGAGAAAAAATAAATCTATACTATATACAAACCCGACCTTTCATAATCCAACCGGGACAACTATGACATTAGGTAGAAGAAAAGCTTTACTCTGCACCTGTAATGAATTTCATCTGCCTGTTATTGAAGATGATATATATCATGATCTTTGGCTCGAAACACCTCCGCCGCCTGCTCTTAAAGCGTTAGATACACAAGGACACGTGCTGCATATCGGCAGTTTTTCTAAAACGGTGGACCCAGGCCTTAGAATTGGCTGGATGACAGGCCCAGAGGATGTCGTAAAACGACTGGCAGATATTCGAATGCAAATGGATTACGGCACAAGCGCTGTGTCCCAGGTTATAGCCGAACACCTGCTTACGTCGGGACTGTACGAGGAGCATATGCATCAAATCCGTCACAAACTGCTTCAAAAAAGAAACTATTTATTAGACCTATTACACCAAAACTTTAAAGAAGAAGCATATTGGGAAATTCCAGAAGGCGGGTTCTTCATTTATGTTCACTTCTACTCCATTGAATCAAAAAAGTTGTTTGCTGCCGCTTTTAAACAAGGTGTGCTTATTAACCCAGGATCTATATATCACGATGAAAAAAGTACGTCCGTTCGTTTTTCCTTTGCCTACCCGAGCTGCGCTCAAATGGAAAACGGAATAAAAATAATAAAAGACATTATAAATCATTTAAAAGAGACACGGATGAAAGGATAG
- a CDS encoding DMT family transporter: MRHNVMFAYSLAVFLWASAFPGIRVGLESYGPFHLALLRMLIGSLGLLIFAVVVKMRWPDKRDIPVILLFGFFGFTVYHTLLSVGERTVDAGAASLIVSTTPILSALLAAFFLKERFHQTGWIGSITAFLGVALISLGAGGEIHFEIGALFILIGALGESIYFVFQVPYLQKYGFLPFTTYTILSGTLFMLLFSPGLWTAVQQSSPESTLTVIYLGLLPTVIPYFAIAYATSKHGASEATSSLYLTPVLAIFISWLWLGEVPAILSIIGGAFALIGVSMTTWTTSKHSPLQSKNKGELLR; the protein is encoded by the coding sequence TTGCGTCACAACGTTATGTTTGCTTATAGCTTGGCTGTCTTTCTATGGGCGTCTGCCTTTCCGGGTATTCGAGTTGGCTTAGAATCATACGGCCCTTTTCATCTCGCTTTATTACGTATGCTCATTGGTTCTCTAGGATTGTTAATTTTTGCGGTGGTCGTCAAAATGAGATGGCCTGATAAAAGAGATATTCCTGTGATTTTACTTTTCGGTTTTTTCGGCTTTACGGTTTATCATACTTTATTAAGTGTCGGAGAACGAACCGTAGATGCAGGAGCGGCCAGTTTGATTGTATCGACAACTCCGATATTGTCTGCCTTATTAGCCGCATTCTTTTTAAAAGAAAGGTTTCATCAAACAGGGTGGATTGGTTCGATTACTGCTTTCCTTGGGGTTGCTCTTATATCGTTAGGGGCAGGTGGAGAAATCCATTTTGAGATTGGTGCACTCTTCATATTAATAGGAGCTTTAGGAGAAAGCATCTATTTTGTTTTTCAAGTACCGTATTTACAAAAATATGGCTTCTTGCCGTTTACCACCTATACGATCTTATCTGGTACGCTGTTCATGCTGTTGTTTTCTCCAGGGTTATGGACAGCTGTCCAACAATCATCGCCTGAAAGTACGCTTACTGTTATCTATTTAGGGTTGCTGCCTACAGTGATTCCTTATTTTGCGATTGCGTATGCCACATCCAAACACGGGGCATCTGAAGCTACAAGTTCACTATACTTAACCCCAGTTTTAGCCATCTTCATTTCATGGCTATGGCTTGGTGAGGTTCCAGCTATTTTGTCTATTATTGGCGGTGCATTTGCATTAATAGGAGTGTCTATGACGACATGGACAACTTCGAAACACTCGCCTTTACAAAGCAAGAATAAAGGAGAACTATTAAGATGA
- a CDS encoding DJ-1/PfpI family protein, giving the protein MKAAFILFDQLTSLDFIGFYDGFTRLKTMNYKSDLSWDLCALNEEITDDRGITFKINKLGPDLSEYDLIFIPGGMGTRRLRNDEEFIEWLKTAENVPYKLSVCTGALLLGAAGFLKEKAATTHPNAYELLKSYTNQVKEDRIVKDGNIITGGGVAASVDLGLYACEFFSGSEAALKIKKQMDYPYYE; this is encoded by the coding sequence ATGAAAGCAGCATTTATTCTATTTGATCAATTAACGTCTTTAGATTTCATTGGATTTTATGATGGTTTTACCAGACTAAAAACGATGAATTATAAAAGCGACTTAAGTTGGGATCTTTGCGCATTAAATGAGGAAATAACAGATGATCGAGGTATAACCTTCAAAATAAATAAGCTGGGACCGGATCTTTCCGAGTATGATCTAATTTTTATCCCTGGAGGCATGGGAACGAGAAGGCTGAGAAATGATGAGGAATTTATTGAATGGTTAAAAACAGCAGAAAACGTTCCGTATAAATTGTCAGTTTGCACGGGGGCTTTGCTTCTGGGCGCTGCGGGCTTCTTAAAAGAAAAAGCAGCAACTACACATCCTAACGCGTATGAACTTTTAAAATCATATACAAACCAAGTGAAAGAGGATCGAATAGTAAAAGACGGTAACATTATTACTGGGGGTGGTGTTGCTGCTTCTGTTGATCTCGGTCTTTATGCATGCGAATTCTTCTCCGGAAGCGAGGCAGCACTGAAAATAAAAAAACAAATGGACTATCCTTACTACGAATAA